A stretch of Zonotrichia albicollis isolate bZonAlb1 chromosome 32, bZonAlb1.hap1, whole genome shotgun sequence DNA encodes these proteins:
- the DNAJB1 gene encoding dnaJ homolog subfamily B member 1 isoform X7, protein MYQRVLGCPCPQSQSSEGFWGHPNVPGVLGSPQYLRGFWGVPIPSLRALRGFGVTPLSLGFWGVPVPDCRGVLGSPGLGSPETSQKGFGVTPLSRGVLGSPQCLRGVLGCPCPRSQEGFGVTPLSQRVLGCPCPLSLISGNFGVTSLSRGVLGCPCPQSQSSERFWGHPAVSGGFWGVPCPQSQSSRGFWGHPAVLGGFGVSLSPHLCSWGPWASLSPQIRGSPGVLLPPISGVPQCPCLPHFGGQEHLKTPPHFGGPRVLVPPISGVPQCPCLPHFEGKGYLKTPPHFGGPQILLPPISGVPECPCPPHFGSQGHLKTPPHFGGPQVLLPPVLGVPTPPPPFWDPPPPQCSI, encoded by the exons ATgtatcagagggttttggggtgtccctgtcccc AGTCTCAGAGctctgaggggttttggggtcaccccaatgtcccgggggttttggggtcacctcagtatctcagagggttttggggtgtccctatCCCCAGTCTCAGAGctctgagaggttttggggtcaccccactgtccctggggttttggggtgtccctgtccccgattgcaggggggttttggggtcacctggtTTGGGGTCACCAGAGACATCTCAgaagggttttggggtcaccccatTGTcccggggggttttggggtcacctcaatgtctcaggggggttttggggtgtccctgtccccgatctcaggagggttttggggtcaccccgCTGtctcagagggttttggggtgtccttgtcccctgtccttgatctcagggaattttggggtcacctCGCTGTcccggggggttttggggtgtccctgtccccaatctCAGAGctctgagaggttttggggtcaccccgctgtctcaggggggttttggggtgtcccctgtccccagtctcagagctccagggggttttggggtcaccccgctgtcctggggggttttggggtgtccctgtccccccacctctgctcttggggTCCCTGGGCGTCCTTGTCCCCCCAAATTCGGGGGTCCCCGGGTGTCCTTCTGCCTCCAATTTCGGGGGTCCCCCAGTGCCCTTGTCtcccccattttgggggtcAAGAACATCTGaagacccctccccattttgggggtccccggGTCCTTGTCCCCCCAATTTCGGGGGTCCCCCAGTGCCCTTGTCTCCCCCATTTTGAGGGTAAAGGATATCTGaagacccctccccattttgggggtccccag ATCCTTCTCCCCCCAATTTCGGGGGTCCCTGAGTGCCCTTGTCCCCCCCATTTTGGGAGTCAAGGACATCTGaagacccctccccattttgggggtccccag gtccttctccccccagttttgggggtccccacgcccccccccccattttggGATCCCCCTCCCCCTCAGTGCTCTATTTag
- the DNAJB1 gene encoding dnaJ homolog subfamily B member 1 isoform X6, with amino-acid sequence MSQLVLGCPCPQSQSSEGFWGHPIVPGGFGVTPLSQGVLGCPCPLSLISGGFGVTPLSQGVLGSPGLGSPGTLSLMYQRVLGCPCPQSQSSEGFWGHPNVPGVLGSPQYLRGFWGVPIPSLRALRGFGVTPLSLGFWGVPVPDCRGVLGSPGLGSPETSQKGFGVTPLSRGVLGSPQCLRGVLGCPCPRSQEGFGVTPLSQRVLGCPCPLSLISGNFGVTSLSRGVLGCPCPQSQSSERFWGHPAVSGGFWGVPCPQSQSSRGFWGHPAVLGGFGVSLSPHLCSWGPWASLSPQIRGSPGVLLPPISGVPQCPCLPHFGGQEHLKTPPHFGGPRVLVPPISGVPQCPCLPHFEGKGYLKTPPHFGGPQILLPPISGVPECPCPPHFGSQGHLKTPPHFGGPQVLLPPVLGVPTPPPPFWDPPPPQCSI; translated from the exons ATGTCTCagttggttttggggtgtccctgtccccaatctCAGAGctctgaggggttttggggtcaccccatTGTcccggggggttttggggtcaccccacTGTctcaggg ggttttggggtgtccttgtcccctgtccctgatctcagggggttttggggtcaccccgCTGTcccagggggttttggggtcacctggtTTGGGGTCACCAGGAACCCTGTCCCTGATgtatcagagggttttggggtgtccctgtcccc AGTCTCAGAGctctgaggggttttggggtcaccccaatgtcccgggggttttggggtcacctcagtatctcagagggttttggggtgtccctatCCCCAGTCTCAGAGctctgagaggttttggggtcaccccactgtccctggggttttggggtgtccctgtccccgattgcaggggggttttggggtcacctggtTTGGGGTCACCAGAGACATCTCAgaagggttttggggtcaccccatTGTcccggggggttttggggtcacctcaatgtctcaggggggttttggggtgtccctgtccccgatctcaggagggttttggggtcaccccgCTGtctcagagggttttggggtgtccttgtcccctgtccttgatctcagggaattttggggtcacctCGCTGTcccggggggttttggggtgtccctgtccccaatctCAGAGctctgagaggttttggggtcaccccgctgtctcaggggggttttggggtgtcccctgtccccagtctcagagctccagggggttttggggtcaccccgctgtcctggggggttttggggtgtccctgtccccccacctctgctcttggggTCCCTGGGCGTCCTTGTCCCCCCAAATTCGGGGGTCCCCGGGTGTCCTTCTGCCTCCAATTTCGGGGGTCCCCCAGTGCCCTTGTCtcccccattttgggggtcAAGAACATCTGaagacccctccccattttgggggtccccggGTCCTTGTCCCCCCAATTTCGGGGGTCCCCCAGTGCCCTTGTCTCCCCCATTTTGAGGGTAAAGGATATCTGaagacccctccccattttgggggtccccag ATCCTTCTCCCCCCAATTTCGGGGGTCCCTGAGTGCCCTTGTCCCCCCCATTTTGGGAGTCAAGGACATCTGaagacccctccccattttgggggtccccag gtccttctccccccagttttgggggtccccacgcccccccccccattttggGATCCCCCTCCCCCTCAGTGCTCTATTTag
- the DNAJB1 gene encoding dnaJ homolog subfamily B member 1 isoform X3: protein MFAEFFDGRNPFDTFFVQRNGDDEDGDEGFNTFHVGGFGSVSFPRGRAGEGRKQDPPVLHELRVSLEEIYSGCTKKMKISHKRLGPDGKTVRNEDKILTIEVKKGWKEGTKITFPKEGDQTPNNIPADVVFVLKDKPHDVFRRDGSDIVYPARISLREALCGCTVTVPTLDGRSMPMVFQDVLKPGVRRRVPGEGLPLPRSPEQRGDLVIEFEVKFPERIPPAHKPLLEQILPP, encoded by the exons ATGTTCGCCGAGTTCTTCGACGGGCGCAACCCCTTCGACACCTTCTTCGTGCAGCGCAACGGCGACGATGAGGACGGCGACGAAGGCTTCAACACCTTCCACGTGGGGGGCTTCGGCAGCGTCAGCTtcccgcggggccgggcgggcgaGGGCCGCAAGCAGGACCCGCCCGTGCTGCACGAGCTGCGCGTGTCGCTGGAGGAGATCTACAGCGGCTGCACCAAGAAGATGAAGATCTCCCACAAGCGCCTGGGCCCCGACGGGAAGACGGTGAGGAACGAGGACAAGATCCTGACCATCGAGGtgaagaagggctggaaggagggcACCAAGATCACCTTCCCCAAGGAGGGCGACCAGACGCCCAACAACATCCCGGCCGACGTGGTGTTCGTGCTCAAGGACAAGCCGCACGACGTGTTCCGGCGCGACGGCTCCGACATCGTCTACCCGGCCAGGATCAGCCTGCGCGAG gctctgtgtggcTGCACGGTGACCGTCCCCACGCTCGACGGCCGCTCCATGCCCATGGTGTTCCAGGACGTGCTCAAGCCGGGGGTCCGGCGCCGCGTTCCGGGCGAggggctgccgctgccgcgCTCGCCGGAGCAGCGCGGGGACCTGGTCATCGAGTTCGAGGTCAAGTTCCCGGAGCGGATCCCGCCCGCCCACAAACCCCTCCTGGAGCAGATCCTGCCCCCgtag
- the DNAJB1 gene encoding dnaJ homolog subfamily B member 1 isoform X5, whose product MGKDYYRTLGLSRGASAADIRRAYRRQALRCHPDKDRSPGAEQRFKEVAEAYDVLSDPKKREIFDKYGEEGLKGGAPTPGPGGSNGPTFTYTFRGDPHAMFAEFFDGRNPFDTFFVQRNGDDEDGDEGFNTFHVGGFGSVSFPRGRAGEGRKQDPPVLHELRVSLEEIYSGCTKKMKISHKRLGPDGKTVRNEDKILTIEVKKGWKEGTKITFPKEGDQTPNNIPADVVFVLKDKPHDVFRRDGSDIVYPARISLREALCGCTVTVPTLDGRSMPMVFQDVLKPGVRRRVPGEGLPLPRSPEQRGDLVIEFEVKFPERIPPAHKPLLEQILPP is encoded by the exons ATGGGCAAGGACTATTACCGCACGCTGGGGCTGTCGCGGGGCGCCTCGGCCGCCGACATCCGCCGCGCGTACCGGCGCCAGGCGCTGCGCTGCCACCCGGACAAGGACCGCTCCCCGGGCGCCGAGCAGCGCTTCAAGGAGGTGGCCGAGGCCTACGACGTGCTCAGCGACCCCAAAAAACGGGAGATCTTCGACAAGTACGGGGAGGAGG GGCTGAAAGGGGGAGCCCCCAcgccggggccggggggctCCAACGGGCCCACCTTCACCTACACGTTCCGCGGCGACCCGCACGCCATGTTCGCCGAGTTCTTCGACGGGCGCAACCCCTTCGACACCTTCTTCGTGCAGCGCAACGGCGACGATGAGGACGGCGACGAAGGCTTCAACACCTTCCACGTGGGGGGCTTCGGCAGCGTCAGCTtcccgcggggccgggcgggcgaGGGCCGCAAGCAGGACCCGCCCGTGCTGCACGAGCTGCGCGTGTCGCTGGAGGAGATCTACAGCGGCTGCACCAAGAAGATGAAGATCTCCCACAAGCGCCTGGGCCCCGACGGGAAGACGGTGAGGAACGAGGACAAGATCCTGACCATCGAGGtgaagaagggctggaaggagggcACCAAGATCACCTTCCCCAAGGAGGGCGACCAGACGCCCAACAACATCCCGGCCGACGTGGTGTTCGTGCTCAAGGACAAGCCGCACGACGTGTTCCGGCGCGACGGCTCCGACATCGTCTACCCGGCCAGGATCAGCCTGCGCGAG gctctgtgtggcTGCACGGTGACCGTCCCCACGCTCGACGGCCGCTCCATGCCCATGGTGTTCCAGGACGTGCTCAAGCCGGGGGTCCGGCGCCGCGTTCCGGGCGAggggctgccgctgccgcgCTCGCCGGAGCAGCGCGGGGACCTGGTCATCGAGTTCGAGGTCAAGTTCCCGGAGCGGATCCCGCCCGCCCACAAACCCCTCCTGGAGCAGATCCTGCCCCCgtag
- the DNAJB1 gene encoding dnaJ homolog subfamily B member 1 isoform X2 encodes MFAEFFDGRNPFDTFFVQRNGDDEDGDEGFNTFHVGGFGSVSFPRGRAGEGRKQDPPVLHELRVSLEEIYSGCTKKMKISHKRLGPDGKTVRNEDKILTIEVKKGWKEGTKITFPKEGDQTPNNIPADVVFVLKDKPHDVFRRDGSDIVYPARISLREALCGCTVTVPTLDGRSMPRVFQDVEQPCVPHVPMSLTCPSPVPMSPCPHVPRTCNVPHVPMSLMCPWCVPMSPGSVWLHGDCPHARRPLHAHGVGTAPCPHVPMSPGHVMSPMSPCP; translated from the exons ATGTTCGCCGAGTTCTTCGACGGGCGCAACCCCTTCGACACCTTCTTCGTGCAGCGCAACGGCGACGATGAGGACGGCGACGAAGGCTTCAACACCTTCCACGTGGGGGGCTTCGGCAGCGTCAGCTtcccgcggggccgggcgggcgaGGGCCGCAAGCAGGACCCGCCCGTGCTGCACGAGCTGCGCGTGTCGCTGGAGGAGATCTACAGCGGCTGCACCAAGAAGATGAAGATCTCCCACAAGCGCCTGGGCCCCGACGGGAAGACGGTGAGGAACGAGGACAAGATCCTGACCATCGAGGtgaagaagggctggaaggagggcACCAAGATCACCTTCCCCAAGGAGGGCGACCAGACGCCCAACAACATCCCGGCCGACGTGGTGTTCGTGCTCAAGGACAAGCCGCACGACGTGTTCCGGCGCGACGGCTCCGACATCGTCTACCCGGCCAGGATCAGCCTGCGCGAG gCGCTGTGTGGCTGCACGGTGACCGTCCCCACGCTCGATGGCCGCTCCATGCCCAGGGTGTTCCAGGACGTGGAACAGCCatgtgtcccccatgtccccatgtccctgacatgtccctcacctgtccccatgtctccatgtccccatgtccccaggacatgtaatgtcccccatgtccccatgtccctaaTGTGTCCctggtgtgtccccatgtccccaggctctgtgtggcTGCACGGTGACTGTCCCCATGCTCGACGGCCGCTCCATGCCCATGGTGTTGGAACAGctccgtgtccccatgtccccatgtccccaggacatgtaatgtcccccatgtccccatgtccctga
- the DNAJB1 gene encoding dnaJ homolog subfamily B member 1 isoform X4, with product MGKDYYRTLGLSRGASAADIRRAYRRQALRCHPDKDRSPGAEQRFKEVAEAYDVLSDPKKREIFDKYGEEGLKGGAPTPGPGGSNGPTFTYTFRGDPHAMFAEFFDGRNPFDTFFVQRNGDDEDGDEGFNTFHVGGFGSVSFPRGRAGEGRKQDPPVLHELRVSLEEIYSGCTKKMKISHKRLGPDGKTVRNEDKILTIEVKKGWKEGTKITFPKEGDQTPNNIPADVVFVLKDKPHDVFRRDGSDIVYPARISLREALCGCTVTVPTLDGRSMPMVFQDVEQPCVPHVPMSLTCPSPVPMSPCPHVPMSPCPQDMECPPCPRVPGVSPCPQALCGCTVTVPTLDGCSMPMVFQDMECPQCPHVPDVSLTGPNVPSVSPGSVWLHGDRPHARWLLHAHGVPGHGMSPMSPCP from the exons ATGGGCAAGGACTATTACCGCACGCTGGGGCTGTCGCGGGGCGCCTCGGCCGCCGACATCCGCCGCGCGTACCGGCGCCAGGCGCTGCGCTGCCACCCGGACAAGGACCGCTCCCCGGGCGCCGAGCAGCGCTTCAAGGAGGTGGCCGAGGCCTACGACGTGCTCAGCGACCCCAAAAAACGGGAGATCTTCGACAAGTACGGGGAGGAGG GGCTGAAAGGGGGAGCCCCCAcgccggggccggggggctCCAACGGGCCCACCTTCACCTACACGTTCCGCGGCGACCCGCACGCCATGTTCGCCGAGTTCTTCGACGGGCGCAACCCCTTCGACACCTTCTTCGTGCAGCGCAACGGCGACGATGAGGACGGCGACGAAGGCTTCAACACCTTCCACGTGGGGGGCTTCGGCAGCGTCAGCTtcccgcggggccgggcgggcgaGGGCCGCAAGCAGGACCCGCCCGTGCTGCACGAGCTGCGCGTGTCGCTGGAGGAGATCTACAGCGGCTGCACCAAGAAGATGAAGATCTCCCACAAGCGCCTGGGCCCCGACGGGAAGACGGTGAGGAACGAGGACAAGATCCTGACCATCGAGGtgaagaagggctggaaggagggcACCAAGATCACCTTCCCCAAGGAGGGCGACCAGACGCCCAACAACATCCCGGCCGACGTGGTGTTCGTGCTCAAGGACAAGCCGCACGACGTGTTCCGGCGCGACGGCTCCGACATCGTCTACCCGGCCAGGATCAGCCTGCGCGAG gctctgtgtggcTGCACGGTGACCGTCCCCACGCTCGACGGCCGCTCCATGCCCATGGTGTTCCAGGACGTGGAACAGCCatgtgtcccccatgtccccatgtccctgacatgtccctcacctgtccccatgtccccatgtccccatgtccccatgtccccatgtccccaggacatggaatgtcccccatgtccccgtgtccctggtgtgtccccatgtccccaggctctgtgtggcTGCACGGTGACCGTCCCCACGCTCGATGGCTGCTCCATGCCCATGGTGTTCCAGGACATggaatgtccccaatgtccccatgtccctgacGTGTCACTCACaggtcccaatgtccccagtgtgtccccaggctctgtgtggcTGCACGGTGACCGTCCCCACGCTCGATGGCTGCTCCATGCCCATGGTGTTCCAGGACATggaatgtccccaatgtccccatgtccctga
- the DNAJB1 gene encoding dnaJ homolog subfamily B member 1 isoform X1, with the protein MFAEFFDGRNPFDTFFVQRNGDDEDGDEGFNTFHVGGFGSVSFPRGRAGEGRKQDPPVLHELRVSLEEIYSGCTKKMKISHKRLGPDGKTVRNEDKILTIEVKKGWKEGTKITFPKEGDQTPNNIPADVVFVLKDKPHDVFRRDGSDIVYPARISLREALCGCTVTVPTLDGRSMPMVFQDVEQPCVPHVPMSLTCPSPVPMSPCPHVPMSPCPQDMECPPCPRVPGVSPCPQALCGCTVTVPTLDGCSMPMVFQDMECPQCPHVPDVSLTGPNVPSVSPGSVWLHGDRPHARWLLHAHGVPGHGMSPMSPCP; encoded by the exons ATGTTCGCCGAGTTCTTCGACGGGCGCAACCCCTTCGACACCTTCTTCGTGCAGCGCAACGGCGACGATGAGGACGGCGACGAAGGCTTCAACACCTTCCACGTGGGGGGCTTCGGCAGCGTCAGCTtcccgcggggccgggcgggcgaGGGCCGCAAGCAGGACCCGCCCGTGCTGCACGAGCTGCGCGTGTCGCTGGAGGAGATCTACAGCGGCTGCACCAAGAAGATGAAGATCTCCCACAAGCGCCTGGGCCCCGACGGGAAGACGGTGAGGAACGAGGACAAGATCCTGACCATCGAGGtgaagaagggctggaaggagggcACCAAGATCACCTTCCCCAAGGAGGGCGACCAGACGCCCAACAACATCCCGGCCGACGTGGTGTTCGTGCTCAAGGACAAGCCGCACGACGTGTTCCGGCGCGACGGCTCCGACATCGTCTACCCGGCCAGGATCAGCCTGCGCGAG gctctgtgtggcTGCACGGTGACCGTCCCCACGCTCGACGGCCGCTCCATGCCCATGGTGTTCCAGGACGTGGAACAGCCatgtgtcccccatgtccccatgtccctgacatgtccctcacctgtccccatgtccccatgtccccatgtccccatgtccccatgtccccaggacatggaatgtcccccatgtccccgtgtccctggtgtgtccccatgtccccaggctctgtgtggcTGCACGGTGACCGTCCCCACGCTCGATGGCTGCTCCATGCCCATGGTGTTCCAGGACATggaatgtccccaatgtccccatgtccctgacGTGTCACTCACaggtcccaatgtccccagtgtgtccccaggctctgtgtggcTGCACGGTGACCGTCCCCACGCTCGATGGCTGCTCCATGCCCATGGTGTTCCAGGACATggaatgtccccaatgtccccatgtccctga